The Trichoderma breve strain T069 chromosome 2, whole genome shotgun sequence DNA segment GGCGCAGACGAATGCGCTGAACGCCTTCAACATTGCGCAGGAGAGATTCCccacaaaggagaagaagacgccaCGAGCACGAGAATTGGATGCCGAAATTGAGAAAAAGCATGcgcgagaggaagaggacgaagatgaggaggacgaagaagaagaaggtccCAAGcggaagaagatcaaggctCCCCAGCGCAGTGCGGCAGCTGGTGGCGATGTAGAATTTGGCAGCGACAGCGAAGGAAATGAGTGGCAGCTTGGTGGAATggcagacgacgacgaagattCCGAAATTGAGAGTGACGATGCGTTTGGCGACAGCGACAATGAAATGTTTCAGGGCTACGCCTTCCGCGGTTCCAAGACTGGCCAACGAAAGGTGAGAACTTGCAATTGGTAAAAATACTGATCCACGGTGCTAACCGGCAGAAATTTAGGACGATGACTCAGAAGACTCTGACGATAGCAATGACGATCAAGGAGAAACTCTTGGCGAAGAGGCTATTGATCTGGCAACGGCTCTGGATCAGTTCGAGGAAgaatctgaagaagaagagccagaaggcgaagaaggctccgaagaggaagattcagaagacgaagaggattCTGATGAGTCGGATGGCTctgaggatgttgatgacagcgacgaggaggccgatCCCGAGAGATTGAAAGAGCTCAAAGGCCTGATATCTGGCTTTGGtggcgaggaagatgacgacgagaacAGCGCGCCAGTCTCCAAGAACCAGAAGATTGATCTTGGTGACCTCGGACTCTCTGGATTGAACGACCCTTTTATGAAGCAGTCAGTAAAGCTCCTGAAGAAGGAATCGAAGGAAACACGGCCCGGAGCGTCAAAGAAGCTAGATGTGCCGCTATCAAGAAGAGAACAGGGCCGTATCGACCGAGCAGCTGCCTACGAAAAGACCAACGAGACACTTAACCGATGGACGGAGACCGTTAAACAGAACCGCAGAGCCGAACACCTGATATTCCCTCTTCCTGAGAATTCCGAATCAGCTGGCCTCGATCGAACAGAGCTTCAACCTCTCACGCTGAAGAGTGCTGCCAACGAGCTGGAATCTACAATCATGGGCATCATGGAAGAGAGCGGTCTATCtttggaaaaggagaagaagcccaagaagcaggaaTTCGATGAGGAGGGCAACCTGCTTACTCGGAAGCAGGTTCTGGAAAGGAAGCGTCTCGAGCGTGAGATCAATTCCAGAGAAGCAAAGCGCGCCAAGCGtatcaagaagatcaagagcAAGGCCTATCACAGAGTGCACAGAAAACAAAGGGAGCGCGACGAGATGGCTACCAAGGAAGCCATGGCCGAGGCTGGTGAAATCGATtcggaagaggagagggaagcTCAGGACCGTCGTCGTGCTCTGGAGCGAGTAGGCCAGCGGCACAAGGACAGCAAGTGGGCCAAGATGGGATCCAAGGCGAAGCGTGCCGTTTGGGACGACGATTTCCGATCTGGTTTGACGGAGATGGCTCGCAAGGACGAGGAGTTGCgtcaaagaaaagagggcaagGGCTCAAGGGGAGCAGGAGATGATTCGGATGACACCAGCAGCTCTGGatctgatgacgatgacaacGATGACTTGCGGCGACAGCTGGATGAactcgaagaagaggacgacgaacCCCAGtcgaggctgatgaagatgaagtttatgcaaaaggcagaagcagcgaagaagaaggcaaacgACGACCTCATCAAGGAAATCCGCAGAGAGCtagacggagaagaagcccaagtctctgacgaggaagaaaagggaggcGAGATTGGACGAAGGCAGTACGGCAACGGGGCGGCCAACCCGTTCTCCATGCCGCAGAACATTTCAGCCCGAGAAGCCAAGAGGAACCGCGTCAAGGACTCTagggaagaggagcaagaTGTGAGCTTCGCAAATGGCGATGGTGCCCCTCACATTACAAACGGCTCGGTGAACCACGCCTGGTCAACGCCTGCTGAAGCAACGACTTCCATCGCGGGAGCTTGGTCTCAGGGCGACTCGCGCAGAAAGAAGACTTCGTCAGCACGCGCCGACGACCTCGACCTCAACGCCAACATCCTCACCGCTTCTCAACCTAAACCGAAATCCAAGCCAGCCAAGAAGTCGCAACctcaagcccaagatgacTCCGACGACACCTCCTCCGAATCCGAGTCCGACGCCGAGTCAGAGAACCGCCTTCCTCTCGCCATCCGCGACAAGGCCCTCGTAGCACGAGCCTTTGCAGGCGAAGACGTCGTCGCCGAGTTCCAGCGCGAAAAGGACGAAATcgccgaagaggacgacgacaagGTCATTGACAACACGCTCCCCGGCTGGGGCTCCTGGGTCGGCGAGGGCATCAGCGCccgcgagaagaagaggcaccAGGGCCGCTTCCTGACAAAGGTcgagggcatcaagaagaaggatcgCAAGGACGCCAAGCTGGATAAAGTAATCATTAACGAAAAGCGCATCAAAAAGGTTCGTCTTACCACCCCTATCCCCCTTGTTTTCTCAATATTTTGCTACGGAAAAGCtaactctctctctctaaCAGAACGACCGCTATCTCGCATCCCAGCTTCCCTTCCCATTCGAGTCGAGACAGCAGTACGAGCGGGCTTTGCGTCTGCCTGTTGGCCCCGAATGGATGACAAAGGAGACGTTCCAGGACAACACGAAGCCGAGAGTGATCATGAAGCAGGGCATTATTACGCCCATGTCGAAGCCTTCTGCATAgatttttttgttttcttaaTGCTGTCAGAATGGAAAATAGACTTACTCGGATGATggaccttttcttttctttcacaaTGTATACACCATTCAGGTTTGATTTTCATAGGGCCTAGATACATCCCGGTTGTCAAAAGTCATTTCCTATGGAATGTTCATAGCTCTTCTGTTGGAAATATCACGGCAGAGGTTAGGTGCGAAAGTTTTGTTACTTTTTCACAGGTATCATTAGAATTATCAATACAAACACGATATAACGCCATCATTTTGCCCGTTTGGTTCCCCATAAATcgcgagagaaaaaggaaataagcaaaagaaaaaaacacaagaaaaggcaaagtgACCACCGCTACCTTGGGGCACACATTTTGTTCCGATGCATCTAGCAATATTCTCTGATCCTCAGCCGTCCTTTGCAATGATGTCAAATTCGCAATCCTTAGAATTCAGTGCAACACGTAAAAGTAATAGTACAGAGGTAGGAAAGTGGCTGGTATAGCCAGGAGTAATCTCGATTCGAGGGTTTTTGTTGCAGTAAACAAGTCCCGCGTTCGTCCATAACATAAGAAATGGATGCTATTCAGGTATTCATAGCGTCAATGGCTATGTTTGTAGTTCAATGGTCGAAAGAATGCCATATTCGACCAAGGGTAGTAGATATCGACTCGTGAAAGAGTCGTCGAGATGATTTGGCAGTCCTTagttgctgccgctgatAAGATCTGTTGCCTTGTCCAAAAAGTCGCCTGGCGTAGCGAAGAAAGCAacggcaatgatgatgtAGAGGCCGAGAAGCATGGCGCCTTCGAGGTAGTTCGATTTGCCGTCTTGAACGGTATAGGTGACAACCAAAACGGACACGGCGAATGCAACAGTCTCGACTATACCATGATTAGCTTTCTTCAAGGCAACTTCTTTACACACGGGGTATAACTCACAAGTCTCAAAGTGGAGCGTCATGTCACGTCCAATAATCCATCCGACAATAACGAGGAATGGGGTGACACCCAACGCAATCTGAATGCTGGAGCCAATTGCTACACCCATGGCCAAGTCCATCTTGTTGCGAAGGGCGACGACCACGGCAGTGACATGTTCCGCAGCATTTCCAACAATGGGAATCAGGATTAAACCGATGAATGCTTTGCTGATATTTGCGCTTTCGACAAGGTCATCGATGCTTCCGACCAAGTAATCGGCACAGATGGCGACCAAAATAGtaacgacgacgaggactGCGGTAGCAGCAATAGGACCCAGAGTGGGCTCTTCGGGCTCCTCACCGTCGGCAGTGAGAGGGTCTTCGGGGTCGAAAAGGTTGCTGTGCGTTCGAAGCTGGAAAATGAGATACATGGCGTAAAGAACCAGCAGAATGATGGCAGTGCCGCGGGAAAGAACCAGAATGCTGCGGTCCTTGTCGCCGATATCAGTGTTCTTCTGGTCGAGGACGCCGTACAGCTACAGGAGGATGTCAGACAAAGCTCGTATTACCAACATGTGACAGGGGAAAACATACCGCAGCGGGAATTACCAGGGAAGCAGAGGAGAGGGCCATGAGGGAGCAGGTAGTCTGCGCAACGGCGGCTGAGAAAGTCTGCTCCGTACCAGCTCCCGTCGAACCACGGTGTCGAAGACCTCCAAACAAAAAGCACATTCCCATGACCAGCAGCAAGTTTGAAAGAATGGATCCGAGCATGGAGGATTGCACAACCTCAATCTGGTTCTCACGAAGAGCCACAATGCTGACCTGCAAACAGTCAGTACCTACCGAAAGATGGGGAAATATTGCACGCAACGTACAATCAACTCAACAGCGTTTCCAAAAGTAGCGTTCAGCAGCCCACCCAGAGCCTCGCCAAGCTTGAGAGATATTTCCTCAGTCGCAAAGGACAAGACGGCAGCAAGCGGGATAATGgcgaagaagttgatggtAAAAACGGCGGTTGAGTTCCAGCCGAGGCGGCCAGCAACGATACCAATGGGGACCATAATGAGCAGGAAGTTGACATAGTCTAAATTGTGAAGAAGCAAGAATATCAGTATACGGCTATTTGCCAAATAGCGGGCGGATTTGCTATTCTCGCGCAAAACTTACTGCTGAGGAGAGTCACCTTGGTGACATGCCAAGTGTAGGCAAGGCTGCGGACGACGAAGTTGTCGCTGTCATTGCCCGGCGTGTGCTTCGAATCGAAGAAGAATTGGAAGGCCGCAGAGCGCTCGCGGTGAACATCACCCAGAATGTGGTTCTGGTTGCCATTGGAGCTCTCGCCGttgaggccattgaggaGCGGCGTGCGCTCGTTGTTGTTTGGTTTGTAGCTCATTGTGCGCCGAATGCTTCTCGTCCAATTTAAGTTAACTGTAGTCGACGATACCAATTGAATGTGGTCAGTTTACGGGAGATGGCAACGAGCGAGATCGGTTGttaaaagagagaaagcgaAAGGCGGCgcaaagacgaaaaagagAGTAGAAAGCAGCTGAGGATTGCACGAGAGAAGCAAGGGAGAGTTTGCTAGTTGGAGCTGTTCGCAGCAAAGGCAGCTGTGTCGTAGGAAGcgggaggatgaagaagaagaagaggaggaagaggatcaGCGATGGCAGCCACGATGCCAATTCCTACTGCCCATTGAAGGTTGCAATTATGGAGGCACTATTTGTGTGGTGCAGGATGGAGACACAGAGGGCGAGGCAGGgataaagtaataaaagtTCAAGGCGACGAGGCTGGGCAGggtggagaggggagagaaattGAGGTTTTAAGAGTTGCGCGTGGCGTTTTTGTTTGGTCCGGGGGCGTGGTATGTCACAGAGCTAGGGCgaaggaaaaagaacaaagggagatttgatttgatatgAGTCGCAGGAAAGCACTGGATCGGATCGCACGCCTGATagaacaaagagaaagacagcAAGGATGTCACTTACACAGGCCCCAGACCATGGCTGGAAGCTCCGGAATAGCCACAGGATACGGGGGAAGCGAATTTACCCGGACACGGCGGGAATATCGAGAGCAATCGGGGGTATTTTGGGTCACAGTACAACGTACAACCCTTTGTTGGAATCTCGGTTGAAGCCGCGGTCGAGTCGGTCGAAGGCGAAtcgagagagatggagggaaaaagaagagcgagtGACCGCGATGTTCAACGAATGGGTATGCCGGGGCCAAGGTTAGCGCGGGTCCACAGGGGTCCGGGTAGGTGCGTGTGAGAATTCGAGGTTCAAGGTTGccaggtaccggtaccttTTGATGCAATGCAATTGGGGTGTGGCTGAGGCCTGGAATACTGATAACTGCACTCGTAAGTGTCGAGGGGCTTGTGGGCGTCGGATGACTTGATTTTTGACGCTGCACTGTGACGATTGATTTGGTGATTACAGCATCCAGAGGACGATATGCTGTAACTGCAGGCGCAAGGCACGGATGTACGCAAATCTTGGCACGCGACTTGCCTTGCCGGGAGCTGGACTGGAGGCCTCCTTCCCCTCCAAGAACCAGAAGCCCCTCTTGCGCCagcctgcagctgcagatTGTATGACAGCTATACCGCCCTTGGTTGACGTATGTCTACGTGCGCAcaatgtactccgtatctgCTTCACCGTAATTGTTTGTCTGGGGCATCTTGGCAGTCAGCTAGCACTGTAGTTCTGCAATGGTCTGGATCTCACTAGACAGACCGCAGctactgcactgcactgtGTAATGTGGTAATTGAACATTAAACCTTGAAAAAGGCCAATTCGCAACGCTGTTCCCGCCCCGGGCGCTTCCAGGCCTGGCGCAAGCATCGCatcaaaatcaaatcaatccaatcaatccaatccGATATTAGCGCCTCCCGCTTCCCAAAACATGCGCATGGGATCCCCCTCCAAAATTACCCACAAAAAAGCTTCGCCAGTCTAAAAAAGCTTGTTGTGTGACGGAATGGAACTGTACAAAGAGCCAAGTAACTGCATGTCCCCCTCGCAgggtggagaagaagctaaCGTAAAGCCGTCAATCCACGACGTCATGCACGATTCAGCAGCAACGCAACgcttctgtttttttctctctttgttctGCGACAGGGCGGCAAAGGAACGGAGAATGCCGTCCTCTTGCTTTTTCATTCGCTCGCCCGAGGATCGGTACCCGCGCCTGTTTGTAAAAAAGGACGCAACGATTACCAAATGATAGCCCTACTGACCCATAACCTCGCGCCTCGgtcggagaaaaagaaaagaaaaagaacaaagaaaaaaaggtacaCACGTATTCGAACCTTATACTCGCACGTTCCAATCTACAGTAGCCGCTTATAGTATCCAAGTACTGTACTTACCTCGGTGCCCAAGTACTACTGCGCTTACCTCAATCGACTCCGTACCTTACTTCCATTCCACTCCATAACCTCGTACAACATCAAGCAAGGGAATATCAAATCATCTCCAAAACACCgcctgcatgcatgcatagaaccaaaaagccaagacAAAACCCTCACCTACCATATCCCACGTGCTCCCCCTTATCCCATCAAATCTCTCTCCTTTCAAAAACGCAAACTCGTACAAACATCGTTTTCTCCAACAGCCACCCCTCTTACCAAGCAACTgcatcgccctcttcttcaacttgcaCAGCCCCCCAAATCCACCTCTCAAAGATGAATATCGcaaattaagcttaattttCCCCCCCTCACTCGTGACTCCGTTAGACAAATCGTATCGCTCCAGCCTCATTACTGATGATTTTGAATTTTTGATTTTTGATTTTCAACTACACTCTCTTTTACCCGGCTGCTTCTAGAACCGAATTTACCCCGCCGTCCGACTCGTCACCGATAACATCCCGACTCTCCAAGTCCAACGTTTCCGATGGGCTACACCTACACCAGTGTCTCAGCCTCTCGCCCAGGTTTAGGCCAAGATTATGGCCAAGGCTCTAAGGCTCTTACCAAGGCTTTGGCTCTGCCGCAGTGCCCCCTTGCACGGCGGATCTTATCGATTAACAACTTAGTATCGCCAAGCGCCCACGTGGAGATCTCACGTTGATTACTGTCACACTGCACAGCCGGAGCACCTCGATCTAGGCAAGCCGAAATTAAGGGTCCCATGAGAAATGAAGCATCTATTCTGCAGAATGTACAAGTATCGTGGAACCAAACCGAGTCGTAGTAACCATCAGGTGACAAGAGCATTGCGCCCAGCATAAGTCACGGCGTGAGCGAGCGATCCCGAACCTCCCGCCAGCATGTCCGACGACGTCACGGCTTTAGGATATCAAACGGCCTTAGTCAGCGCCGGCCACACCTCACCAGGAACAAGCCGGAACAGAAAGCAGAAATAGGCAATTGACAATGCCACCGCGCCTCTGCTCAGAATCCCGCCCGCAAAGTCAATTTCGCCCTCGAATGCCGCATCTGTCCTGCCGCCGACATGCTCAGCCTCGCATCCCTTCCCGCATCAACTTCCCGCATCGGCAAAGGTACGGCAAGATACGCATCGACAAAATACGCCGCCCCGGCCCCATCCCACCGGAAGCAGCCAAGACGATCTAAAGGATCGCTTCAACGTTTAGCTTGCCACGCTTGCTTCCTAAGCCTCCAACCGCCAGTTGCCAAGTAGCAAAAGATCAGAGGCCATTCTCTCCTTGCTCATCATATTTCCCCAAGCGCTGTTGCTGCCTGTTAGCATCGGATTCCCAGCTCTGACAGATTAGAGACACCCTAGAACTTACCGGCAGAATAAGCCATAAACCACGTCAGCGATGCTCCGCCATCCAGCCACTGGGGGCTAAATGAGCGTGAGCTAAAGAATTCCCAAGCCTTCCTTGGCTCAACCGACGCATAGCTGGCCCAAATGATGCCCTTCCAAGCATTGCCAATGTCGTCGATCCGCCCATCGCTGAAAAAGGCATCCCATTCTTCCTGTACAAACTCCTTGACCCTCACAAACGGTGTCGAGGGTAGAATAGGAATCATGTGGATCCCCTGAATTGCCTCGATGTTTGGATCAAAATACGTCGTGTGGTCCACCTTGTTCTCGAACAGGATGCCCGCGACCTTGTTGCCAATAAACTGCTTCGGCTGTACCTCGTTGTCGCTTTTGTACAGGTAATAATTCTGCAGGCTACGGGCAATGATGGAGAGCTGCAGATTACCCCTATTACATTCTTGGCATCAGCTATTTTGAATTTCTCGGATTTTAAAGGGGCAAGCGAGTAAACGATGAAAGCAAGAAACAAGCAGAAGACGCGGACATCACCagagcatgagcatgaggaCTCTTGTCTCTTACCTTGCCTCTAAATCGGCATTCCTGCTGACCTTGCCCCACATCTTGATGGCATATGCATGCATCATGTCCTCAGAGCTCGATTCTTGGTCCTACTGGTCGTTAGCTATCGAGAAGTCATGCCGTCTTGAGAGTACAATTCACCTTGCCATCCATAGCGGCATAGAGACCATGTGCCCAACTGTGGCCGTGGTACCAGTCAAAGTTCCGCCACATGGGAAACAGCTTGTCCTTGGCACTAGGATTAGCCACATCTCGAACCAGCGCATTGATATAGTCCTTGttctgctgcagccaatTCGAATCGAGATGGCCAATGATTGCGCCAGCGAGGATATGATAGCCGTAGTGGAAGTGATGGTCATTGTAGTACGTGTTTCCAAAGTCAGCACCGGAGTTTCCGGTAACGTAGCTTGCCGACGACACGATACCACCCCAGGCAGCTGCAAGTCGTAGAGTTAGCATCTCACAATGGCCTTGAAACGAAGTCAGCAATAACAAGCAGCAACACTCTACTTACATTCGTACACAAGAGGAAACTTTTGTTTGTTGGCCGCAAACGTGCCAAACGCCGCCTTGAGCTGACCCAAGCCAGTTTGTGCTAAGGCATCGTCCCCTAGCATCCATCTGACCACGTAAAGAATGGTTGCAAACTTGGCCAAGGCCTAGAGAGCAGTTTGTCAGTTGAATTTCCATACCACAGCGAGAGAGACGAGAAATCATCAAAGATATATACCTTTCCGCTAAAGTACATGGAGTCTAGATTGCTCTGCGCAATCATATTTTGTGCGATTTCCTTTGCGGCTGCCGCGTGGATAATGCTCTTCGCATGACTTGATAGCTTCTCCATGTTTCCTCTTTCGGGGTCCCAGGGAGCAAACGTCATGTCCACCGGCATCTTGGGCTCAATCATAGTCCATCGATTCCCTTTGACCAAAGTGGCAAGGCCCTTCGTAGTAGATTGCAGTTGCGCTTCCCGTTGTATACGCCTCTTTGTCTCCTGATCAAACGAATCGATATGGTGAGGGAGAGCGTACATATAGAGGTTGCCAGTCTGATGCCCGTCTATCTCGAAATTGAACGAGTAGCTGCCTTCATAACCGCGAGCCGTACCTGTCAATTCGAGCGTGACGGGCCAGATGCCGGCGCCATCATCCAAGATATCCTCGGCATCCTGGCTCTTCGGACACTTGCAGACCTGAATGATGCCATGAAACGGCTTCTTCGATTCAGCTAGTCCATTGTTGATAACCCTGAGGTCCAGCGGATCCCCTTTCGTCGCCCAAGCATACATCAGCCAAGTGGCTCCATCCTCGAGATGAAACGTGAATTTGGCTACGCCATGCTTGAGTTCTCGTGTTACCCGAGTCATAGTCTTGAAGAATACACCAGTTTGAATGACGGGGGTCGATCCGCTATACTGTGCCGTAATGTATGCCATTCCTTGCACCAGGGGAAACGATATAGCGGGTGGAGAATTGTCGTCTCTGCTCAGGTGAACCCGCGCCGAGAAAGCTGTCATGCTGTCAATGGAAAGAATCGTTTCTTTTCCAAGCTCCTTGGCTGAAAGAACCAGGGAATGGATGCCCACCGGGTTGAGGTAGAAAGACGAAGCACCGTTAAACTTCTCTTTACCAAAAACCCTTTGGCTAGCCTCGGTGTGAGAACATGCCATGCCCCAGCTGGCCGTTATGCCTTTTCCTCCAGCCCAGGCCAGCGAGTAGGGAAAAGTAAATGTCGGACATCTCTGGTCGTCCAAAAAGAAGTTGGAGTAGAACTTGTTTGTCTGAAGCGGCGCATTCTCCCAAATGCCCTTTCGGGGAACAGGGTGGTCCTTTCGAGTGGGGATTTGGGAGGGAGGCAAGTCGACGCCGATGGGCTCCGCGAAAATGTTCTTTGATACCATGgtgctttcttcttcagcggtAGCGGCCTCCATATTGGCTATCCGTGTGTTGAATCTGACCGTGGTCTCTGCAGCTGGCACTTGAGGCAATCTAGTTGAGCCACGGGAAACGTTGCTTTCGCTTGTGCTTAGTTGACTGGTATGCGATTGGAGTGATGTTCGTGTTTTAATTGGCAGAGAGCTCGCAGTTACAGTAACTGTCGTCGTGAAGCTATTCTGAGTACGAGTGGAAGACTCAGTGCGTGTAGACTTTGAGACTGTCGTGCTAGAAGCCAACGTCTCATTCAACAAGAAGTTTCTAAAGGGAGAATGCAACCGAGTCCTAATCGGGCGCTTCGATTTAACGGTCTTTCCCGAGGTGACAAAGCGGGCTTGACCAGTATCCAGACCGGGTAGACCTAGAGTCTCTTGAGCGAGTATCAGCCAACAAATCCATGATATGAAACGATATAAAGCCATGATATTGGTGAAGATTTGAAAATATCCATGTATACATGGTGCAAGGTGTGTTTTTAACTTGATGCTCCCAAGCAAAGATCTTTAGATGTCCGAGAGAGACATATTATCAGAACCAAGAGGTGTCTCCAACGTGGAATTAAAATATCCATAGTCCCAGAGGAATGGGTGCCCAGAAGATGTTTTGTGGGGGACTTGATTCACAACCATGCATGACTCCAAATTCCCAGGGAGCTTGGAATGCAGACCGGccacaaaggagaagagacaatCAGTGGTGGTTTGTTATCTTGGAACATACCTGTCTGACGATTCGGAGCTGAAGTGCTGGCCTCAGAGATTGTCGGCGGTACGGATGAAGCAATAACGATGGTGATTGTGGTACAGGAGGGAGATATCACAGAAGGTCAACAGATCGACAAAGGATGAAGATAAACCAAAAATGGCAAATGTACAGTGATGCTGAATAGGAGCTTGtaggaagaaaagaggtgCTGATATGAGGTACGAATCTGCGAATGCTAAAGAGTTAAGAAAGACAGCTCGCGTCTTTAGAATATTTGGTATCCTCTACCCTACAAAGGCCGAGCCGAGTTTGGCAAGAGGGACTCAAGAGGAGAAGCCCTTCCGATTACGCCTCTGTTGCTTTCGCCTATGATCGTCTTGTCAGCTGCCACTGGGCATAAGTATAGGTAGCCTGGTGATAGCTACTAATAAAGAAGCTCTATCCCAGTATTGAACTTTGTGCTACCCTCTTTGAGCGTGTGCTGGAAAACGTCCGCAGGTGGGTCACGGGCCACCGTTTGTCTTTCCTCTGTAAAGTTTGAGAGTCTCGCCCTTTTTGGTGGAATTGGTTGTTTAGGCCTAGACAGGAGCTGAGCCGGGCTGTTATGGTGTTTGGTGTTGCCCCGGCGCTGGTATGAGCTGGCTTGAGACTTTTGagtaaacaaacaaaccatGCGTTGTTTGAGGGGAAAATAAATCGATGACCGTTGTTGTGGAGCAGCTACATAACCTTGGGAGCTTGGCGGCTGCATGAGCGGGAGGATGGCAATTGCAATTGAGCCCGTGTGATGGTGTCGTGTCGCTTTGAATTGTTTGGATTGGTGCCATTTGcttgcctttttttgctgaTTGCATGGTGAGATATGATGAGGTATCGTTGCATTGGCGTGCTCATGATGTGCGTTCGGGGATTGGTGACGCTGCACGAGTGTTACTGCTGGAATTCCATAATTTATTTGGTTTGTATCACGGAATACACATTACTTTCCAACCATATCCAATCCTATGCTATGCTATAACCCAAGAGCATTATATTTCCCCGTTGCTGCGCCTTCCCGAATGATCTTCTGTACTGTCTTGGTCACGCTATCGTCACGCGAGATTTTGCTCCTTGAATCTCTTGTAGGTAGCTTCGTAATCCCTGATCTagcttctttggccttgctttgcttcttcgctttcttcttctcggcctcaGCTTCTGATCGCTCTGCGTCTCGACGGCATCGGCGTACGTCCTTGTCCCGGAGCACCCAAGGCACGTTCAAGACCTCGCGACGAAATCTTGTACGCTTTTCCCAGAGCACTACCTCTTGAGCCGTGCTCTTCACAACGGCCATTCTCTCGATATTGATCTGGTGCTCGTTGCGGAACGACGATACACTGCCTTTCACGTCCACCACTGCGCCAACATCGATATCTGCATAAGGATCGGCTTCTTGTGCATCTGCACCCTTGTCCGTCCGTTGTTCGCCAGCGGTCGATTCgttctttgcctttgcggGAGCTGGCGGGGTAGTCACAGCAATAATATTTCTACCGCTGCTATCATCAATGGTATAAAGCCGCCGGTTGAAGAATTGCtcgatggcgacgacgatgccaaCCACTCGCACCCATTTTATCGGGAGGTTTctgtagaagaagaagttttcTCCTATAACCACTGTAAGTTTCAACTGCCGTAATT contains these protein-coding regions:
- a CDS encoding utp14 protein domain-containing protein, encoding MPGRQAHGRPLLSQPKAKSGPKKSKSRAQTNALNAFNIAQERFPTKEKKTPRARELDAEIEKKHAREEEDEDEEDEEEEEFGSDSEGNEWQLGGMADDDEDSEIESDDAFGDSDNEMFQGYAFRGSKTGQRKDDDSEDSDDSNDDQGETLGEEAIDLATALDQFEEESEEEEPEGEEGSEEEDSEDEEDSDESDGSEDVDDSDEEADPERLKELKGLISGFGGEEDDDENSAPVSKNQKIDLGDLGLSGLNDPFMKQSVKLLKKESKETRPGASKKLDVPLSRREQGRIDRAAAYEKTNETLNRWTETVKQNRRAEHLIFPLPENSESAGLDRTELQPLTLKSAANELESTIMGIMEESGLSLEKEKKPKKQEFDEEGNLLTRKQVLERKRLEREINSREAKRAKRIKKIKSKAYHRVHRKQRERDEMATKEAMAEAGEIDSEEEREAQDRRRALERVGQRHKDSKWAKMGSKAKRAVWDDDFRSGLTEMARKDEELRQRKEGKGSRGAGDDSDDTSSSGSDDDDNDDLRRQLDELEEEDDEPQSRLMKMKFMQKAEAAKKKANDDLIKEIRRELDGEEAQVSDEEEKGGEIGRRQYGNGAANPFSMPQNISAREAKRNRVKDSREEEQDVSFANGDGAPHITNGSVNHAWSTPAEATTSIAGAWSQGDSRRKKTSSARADDLDLNANILTASQPKPKSKPAKKSQPQAQDDSDDTSSESESDAESENRLPLAIRDKALVARAFAGEDVVAEFQREKDEIAEEDDDKVIDNTLPGWGSWVGEGISAREKKRHQGRFLTKVEGIKKKDRKDAKLDKVIINEKRIKKNDRYLASQLPFPFESRQQYERALRLPVGPEWMTKETFQDNTKPRVIMKQGIITPMSKPSA
- a CDS encoding sodium/calcium exchanger protein domain-containing protein, whose translation is MSYKPNNNERTPLLNGLNGESSNGNQNHILGDVHRERSAAFQFFFDSKHTPGNDSDNFVVRSLAYTWHVTKVTLLSNYVNFLLIMVPIGIVAGRLGWNSTAVFTINFFAIIPLAAVLSFATEEISLKLGEALGGLLNATFGNAVELIVSIVALRENQIEVVQSSMLGSILSNLLLVMGMCFLFGGLRHRGSTGAGTEQTFSAAVAQTTCSLMALSSASLVIPAALYGVLDQKNTDIGDKDRSILVLSRGTAIILLVLYAMYLIFQLRTHSNLFDPEDPLTADGEEPEEPTLGPIAATAVLVVVTILVAICADYLVGSIDDLVESANISKAFIGLILIPIVGNAAEHVTAVVVALRNKMDLAMGVAIGSSIQIALGVTPFLVIVGWIIGRDMTLHFETFETVAFAVSVLVVTYTVQDGKSNYLEGAMLLGLYIIIAVAFFATPGDFLDKATDLISGSN
- a CDS encoding glycosyl hydrolase family 81 domain-containing protein encodes the protein MEAATAEEESTMVSKNIFAEPIGVDLPPSQIPTRKDHPVPRKGIWENAPLQTNKFYSNFFLDDQRCPTFTFPYSLAWAGGKGITASWGMACSHTEASQRVFGKEKFNGASSFYLNPVGIHSLVLSAKELGKETILSIDSMTAFSARVHLSRDDNSPPAISFPLVQGMAYITAQYSGSTPVIQTGVFFKTMTRVTRELKHGVAKFTFHLEDGATWLMYAWATKGDPLDLRVINNGLAESKKPFHGIIQVCKCPKSQDAEDILDDGAGIWPVTLELTGTARGYEGSYSFNFEIDGHQTGNLYMYALPHHIDSFDQETKRRIQREAQLQSTTKGLATLVKGNRWTMIEPKMPVDMTFAPWDPERGNMEKLSSHAKSIIHAAAAKEIAQNMIAQSNLDSMYFSGKALAKFATILYVVRWMLGDDALAQTGLGQLKAAFGTFAANKQKFPLVYESAWGGIVSSASYVTGNSGADFGNTYYNDHHFHYGYHILAGAIIGHLDSNWLQQNKDYINALVRDVANPSAKDKLFPMWRNFDWYHGHSWAHGLYAAMDGKDQESSSEDMMHAYAIKMWGKVSRNADLEARGNLQLSIIARSLQNYYLYKSDNEVQPKQFIGNKVAGILFENKVDHTTYFDPNIEAIQGIHMIPILPSTPFVRVKEFVQEEWDAFFSDGRIDDIGNAWKGIIWASYASVEPRKAWEFFSSRSFSPQWLDGGASLTWFMAYSAGSNSAWGNMMSKERMASDLLLLGNWRLEA
- a CDS encoding telomere regulation protein stn1 domain-containing protein, with the protein product MTEATKAALYPRYCFHLSPTVNTWCLLRAADIHALDQHAGFEGENFFFYRNLPIKWVRVVGIVVAIEQFFNRRLYTIDDSSGRNIIAVTTPPAPAKAKNESTAGEQRTDKGADAQEADPYADIDVGAVVDVKGSVSSFRNEHQINIERMAVVKSTAQEVVLWEKRTRFRREVLNVPWVLRDKDVRRCRRDAERSEAEAEKKKAKKQSKAKEARSGITKLPTRDSRSKISRDDSVTKTVQKIIREGAATGKYNALGL